DNA sequence from the Oxalobacteraceae sp. CFBP 8761 genome:
GAACAGTCGTGTCATCTGCAGTTCTTTATCCTTTGCCAAGTAATATGCCGTGATGGGTAACGTCTCCGTGCGTTTGCCAACGCTCCCGTCGTCCGGACGGTAACGAAATGGGCCCGCTGTTTCCCTGTCCTGTCCATGTCCAACAAAGGATCCGTATGTCTTCAGCAGTCCCCCCGGCAGACGCACCAGCGCCGCCCGATACCAAGGAAAGCCGCTTCGTCTTCAAGGTCGCCATCGTTGCCACGATGGGCGCGCTCGCGTTCGGCTACGACACCGGTGTGATTTCCGGCGCGCTGCCATTCATGAGTGCGCCGCCATCGCAGGGCGGCCTCGGCTTGACCCCGCTGACCGAAGGCATCGTGACGTCCGCGCTCGTGTTCGGCGCTGCCGTGGGTTCGCTGATGGCAGGCACGCTGTCGGACAAATTCGGTCGTCGCATGACGCTGATCTGGCTGTCGCTGGTGTTCATGATCGGCGCGCTCGGTACGACCCTCGCGCCATCGGTCGAGGTCATGGTCGCGATGCGCTTCGTGCTTGGCCTGGCCGTGGGTGGCGCGTCCTCCACCGTGCCAGTGTTTATTGCCGAGATGGCTGGACCCAGCAGGCGTGCCAGACTGGTCACGCAGAACGAGCTGATGATCGTGACCGGCCAGTTGATCGCCTATGTGCTCAATGCGGTGCTGGCGCATTATTCGAATTCGCCGGATGTCTGGCGCTACATGCTCGCCATCGCTGCCGTGCCCGCCTTGCTGCTGGGTGTGGGGATGATGTTCGTGCCGCCGTCGCCGCGCTGGCTGGCCAGCAAGAACCGGATGGACGAAGCGCGCGCCGTGCTGCAGCAGATCCGCTCGAGCGACAAGCAGATCGAGACCGAGATGGCCGACATGACCAGGCTGAACCAGATCGAACACGAGCAGGCCGGCTGGTCTGCAGTGCTGGGCACGCCATGGATCAAGAAACTGCTGTGGCTCGGCATCGGCCTGGGCTTCATGGCGCAGTTCACGGGCGTCAATGCCTTCATGTACTTCACGCCGATCATCCTGCAATCGACCGGCCTGGGCACGAATGCAGCTCTGACCGCGACCATCGGCAATGGCGTCGTGGCCGTGATCGCCACATTCATCGGTATCTGGCTGATCGGCAAGCACGGTCGCCGCTCGATGCTGATGTCGGGCCTGACCGGCGTGGTCGTCATGCAGTTTGCGCTGGGCGCCGTGCTGCTGTGGATGCCCGATGGCATCACGCGCAGCTACGCTGCACTGGCCTGCATCCTGTGTTTCCTGCTGTGCATGCAGATGCTGATCGCGCCCGTGTACTGG
Encoded proteins:
- a CDS encoding sugar porter family MFS transporter, producing the protein MSSAVPPADAPAPPDTKESRFVFKVAIVATMGALAFGYDTGVISGALPFMSAPPSQGGLGLTPLTEGIVTSALVFGAAVGSLMAGTLSDKFGRRMTLIWLSLVFMIGALGTTLAPSVEVMVAMRFVLGLAVGGASSTVPVFIAEMAGPSRRARLVTQNELMIVTGQLIAYVLNAVLAHYSNSPDVWRYMLAIAAVPALLLGVGMMFVPPSPRWLASKNRMDEARAVLQQIRSSDKQIETEMADMTRLNQIEHEQAGWSAVLGTPWIKKLLWLGIGLGFMAQFTGVNAFMYFTPIILQSTGLGTNAALTATIGNGVVAVIATFIGIWLIGKHGRRSMLMSGLTGVVVMQFALGAVLLWMPDGITRSYAALACILCFLLCMQMLIAPVYWLLMSELFPMHLRGVLTGTAVACQWIFNAIVALLFPLALAQFGSATFFLFAAINVGSLIFVALRLPETRGRSLEGLEKFLEKELTPRAKA